A genomic window from Candidatus Kouleothrix ribensis includes:
- a CDS encoding carbohydrate kinase family protein, which yields MSAPQADSRPGFDILALGHMTLDLLAWVSRYPVAGDGIVAEQRLWAGGGMAANLAHAVARLGGRVALLCATGDDALAQQAIGELRRAGVNTGYLVQRPDTPAPVTVLMVNPALERAGLVTNLPPHLRLRAAEVPDALIQSARLFFTDLEPADTAIEVAGRARRLGLPVAFDMQMSQQHINLPEYAEQVGQMLALSDYFFANEENFLFWRGRADIHHAIAELVAERPQLTVLVTRGAHGSLIAARAGIITIPAFPTAMVDAIGAGDALHAAFLYTHVILGWQLAAAGRFASAAAALSCMQAGARAALPDMSQVLAFLQSVPAVQ from the coding sequence GTGAGCGCACCCCAGGCAGATAGCCGGCCTGGCTTCGACATCCTCGCGCTCGGCCATATGACGCTGGATCTATTGGCCTGGGTCAGCCGCTACCCGGTGGCTGGCGATGGCATTGTGGCCGAGCAGCGCCTGTGGGCCGGCGGCGGGATGGCGGCTAACCTGGCCCACGCGGTTGCGCGGCTGGGCGGCCGCGTGGCGCTGCTGTGCGCCACCGGCGACGATGCGCTGGCCCAGCAGGCGATTGGCGAGCTGCGCCGGGCCGGCGTCAACACCGGCTATCTGGTGCAGCGCCCCGATACGCCCGCGCCCGTCACCGTGCTGATGGTCAACCCGGCGCTGGAGCGGGCCGGGCTGGTGACCAACCTGCCGCCGCACCTGCGCCTGCGCGCGGCCGAGGTGCCCGATGCGCTGATACAGTCGGCGCGGCTCTTCTTTACCGATCTGGAGCCGGCCGACACCGCGATCGAGGTGGCCGGCCGCGCCAGGCGGCTGGGCCTGCCGGTGGCCTTTGACATGCAGATGTCGCAGCAGCACATTAATCTGCCCGAGTATGCCGAGCAAGTTGGGCAGATGCTGGCCCTGAGCGATTATTTTTTTGCCAACGAGGAGAACTTTTTATTCTGGCGCGGGCGGGCCGACATCCACCATGCCATCGCGGAGCTGGTTGCCGAACGGCCCCAGCTGACCGTGCTGGTGACGCGCGGGGCGCATGGCTCGCTGATCGCCGCGCGCGCCGGCATCATCACCATCCCGGCCTTCCCAACCGCCATGGTCGATGCGATCGGCGCTGGCGATGCGCTGCACGCGGCGTTTTTGTACACCCACGTCATTCTGGGCTGGCAGCTCGCAGCAGCCGGGCGCTTTGCCTCAGCCGCAGCGGCCCTCTCGTGTATGCAGGCTGGCGCGCGCGCCGCCCTACCGGATATGAGTCAAGTTTTGGCCTTCTTGCAGAGTGTTCCTGCGGTTCAGTAG
- a CDS encoding carbohydrate-binding family 9-like protein — MNCFPCPEGQIAHYTAYRAAGPLAIDGRLDEPSWRVAPRSPRFVDLISGGPAIHDTRAAVLWDDEYLYVGFWIEEPHVAATLTERDALIYTDNDVEVFIAGRDAYYEFEINALGTIYEVFFIWEDAYERAGYAGIPEFRRDQPGARQFNGVGFTEHPRGLRIGFWNWDLPGLRAAVHVDGTLNDERDRDRGWTVELAFPWAGLRPLAQADGRALPPRDGDTWRMDFSRFNQYREAPPAEDSSGWAWSAHGVWDSHVPECFPFVHFSATPVDLALATALI; from the coding sequence ATGAACTGCTTCCCGTGCCCCGAGGGCCAGATCGCCCACTACACCGCCTACCGCGCCGCCGGGCCGCTCGCGATCGACGGCCGGCTCGACGAGCCAAGCTGGCGCGTGGCGCCGCGCTCGCCGCGCTTCGTCGACCTGATCAGCGGCGGGCCGGCCATCCACGACACGCGTGCGGCCGTGCTGTGGGACGACGAGTACCTGTACGTTGGCTTCTGGATCGAAGAGCCGCACGTCGCCGCGACGCTCACCGAGCGCGACGCGCTGATCTACACCGACAACGATGTCGAGGTGTTTATTGCCGGCCGCGACGCTTACTACGAGTTCGAGATCAACGCGCTCGGCACGATCTACGAGGTGTTCTTCATCTGGGAAGATGCCTACGAGCGCGCCGGCTATGCCGGCATTCCCGAGTTCCGGCGCGACCAGCCGGGCGCGCGGCAGTTCAACGGCGTGGGCTTCACCGAGCACCCGCGTGGGCTGCGCATCGGCTTCTGGAACTGGGATCTCCCCGGCCTGCGGGCGGCAGTCCATGTCGATGGCACGCTCAACGACGAGCGCGACCGCGACCGCGGCTGGACGGTCGAGCTGGCGTTTCCGTGGGCGGGCCTGCGCCCGCTCGCGCAGGCCGACGGGCGCGCCCTGCCGCCGCGCGACGGCGACACCTGGCGCATGGATTTCTCGCGCTTCAACCAGTACCGCGAGGCGCCGCCGGCCGAGGACTCGAGCGGCTGGGCCTGGAGCGCCCACGGCGTGTGGGACTCGCACGTGCCCGAGTGCTTCCCATTCGTTCATTTCTCGGCTACGCCGGTTGATCTCGCGCTGGCGACGGCGCTGATTTGA
- a CDS encoding Zn-dependent hydrolase, which yields MPMNETIAIAPALVERYIMELARFGAYGDTGVWRTVYSPEWVAATDQYAAWCEEAGLRVYRDAVGSVWGRLEGTAGGKAIVSGSHIDSQRPGGRYDGALGALAGLIAIRTLRERFGTPKRPLECLAFCEEEGSRFPAANFWGSRAVTARIAPNESERLRGYEGETIGDAMRAVGLDPAAIPSAARDDIDTFIELHIEQGPVLEQAGLPVGIVTGITGLRHYVVEVRGEANHAGAFPIDLRRDPMAGAAEMISGVIGRAAAIGRPAVTTVGRIQAEPNYPAIIPGKVTFTIDARHPEPGPLAELYAGHEALMRAVAARRGLQVSWHTTLDLPPSPSDPATVALLHDCARDLGIPAMRMHSGAGHDSQVMAGRAKIAMIFVQSKDGRSHTPEEFTSVEHAVQGISVLAAGLYRLAYE from the coding sequence ATACCTATGAATGAAACAATCGCAATCGCCCCCGCGCTGGTCGAGCGCTACATCATGGAGCTGGCGCGCTTTGGGGCCTACGGCGACACCGGCGTCTGGCGCACGGTCTACTCGCCCGAGTGGGTTGCCGCCACCGATCAGTACGCGGCCTGGTGCGAAGAGGCCGGCCTGCGCGTGTACCGCGACGCGGTCGGCAGTGTGTGGGGCCGGCTCGAGGGCACTGCCGGCGGCAAGGCGATCGTGTCTGGCTCGCATATCGACTCGCAGCGGCCGGGTGGGCGCTACGACGGCGCGCTGGGCGCGCTGGCCGGGCTGATCGCGATTCGCACGCTGCGCGAGCGCTTCGGCACGCCCAAGCGCCCGCTCGAGTGCCTGGCCTTCTGCGAGGAAGAGGGCAGCCGCTTCCCGGCCGCCAACTTCTGGGGCTCGCGCGCCGTCACCGCGCGGATCGCGCCCAACGAGTCCGAGCGGCTGCGTGGCTACGAGGGCGAGACGATCGGCGACGCCATGCGTGCGGTCGGGCTCGACCCGGCGGCCATCCCCAGCGCCGCGCGCGACGACATCGACACCTTCATTGAGCTGCATATCGAGCAAGGCCCGGTGCTCGAGCAGGCCGGCCTGCCGGTCGGCATCGTCACCGGCATCACCGGCCTGCGCCACTATGTCGTCGAGGTGCGCGGCGAGGCCAACCACGCCGGCGCGTTCCCGATCGACCTGCGGCGCGACCCCATGGCCGGCGCGGCCGAGATGATCAGCGGGGTGATTGGCCGCGCCGCCGCGATCGGCCGCCCGGCCGTCACTACCGTCGGGCGCATCCAGGCCGAACCGAACTACCCGGCGATCATCCCCGGCAAGGTTACCTTCACGATCGACGCGCGCCACCCCGAGCCAGGCCCGCTGGCCGAGCTGTACGCCGGCCACGAGGCGCTTATGCGCGCGGTGGCCGCCCGGCGCGGCCTGCAGGTTAGCTGGCACACCACCCTCGATCTGCCGCCTAGCCCGTCCGACCCGGCCACCGTGGCGCTGCTGCACGATTGCGCGCGCGACCTGGGCATCCCGGCCATGCGTATGCACAGCGGTGCCGGCCACGACTCGCAGGTGATGGCCGGGCGCGCGAAGATCGCCATGATCTTTGTGCAGAGCAAGGACGGCCGCAGCCACACCCCCGAGGAGTTTACTTCGGTCGAGCACGCCGTGCAGGGCATCAGCGTGCTGGCGGCCGGGCTGTACCGGCTGGCGTACGAGTAG
- the hydA gene encoding dihydropyrimidinase: MDVIIKNGTIVTATDTYRAEIGIAGGRIVQIGAELAAAGARMIDAAGRYVLPGGVDPHVHLDTPVMGTVTADDYPSGTIAAACGGTTSVVDFCFQMPGQSLADALAGWHARAEGRAAIDYGFHMVVADPTDAVIAELAGLPAQGVSSFKLFMAYKGALMADDAAIIRVLEQARRCGALVLVHAENGDAAELLQRRVVEAGISGPKAHLLSRPPRIEADAVARIITLAELVGTPIYIVHMTCGEALDELVRGRARGAPVVAETCPHYLNTSEADYDRPGFEAAKYCYSPPPRTPADQQRLWDALANGTLQAVGSDHAPFNFAGQKELGRDDFTKIPMGAPGIEERLMIMYQGVHEGRISLNRFVELSASAPARLLGLAPAKGSIAVGADADLVLWNPAAELTLSPAVLHQNVDYTVNHGRTVRGLPETVLLRGEVIVERREFVGQVGAGRFLRRRCVAP; the protein is encoded by the coding sequence ATGGACGTGATCATCAAGAACGGCACAATCGTGACCGCCACCGACACCTACCGCGCCGAGATCGGCATCGCCGGCGGGCGGATCGTGCAGATCGGCGCCGAGCTGGCCGCTGCGGGCGCGCGCATGATCGACGCGGCCGGGCGCTACGTCTTGCCCGGCGGCGTCGACCCGCACGTACACCTCGACACCCCGGTGATGGGCACGGTCACAGCCGACGACTACCCCAGCGGCACGATCGCGGCGGCCTGCGGCGGCACTACCAGCGTGGTCGACTTCTGCTTCCAGATGCCGGGGCAAAGCCTGGCCGACGCACTGGCCGGCTGGCATGCGCGCGCCGAGGGCAGGGCCGCGATCGACTACGGCTTCCATATGGTGGTGGCCGACCCGACCGACGCGGTGATTGCCGAGCTGGCCGGCCTGCCCGCGCAGGGCGTGAGCAGCTTCAAGCTGTTTATGGCCTACAAGGGCGCGCTCATGGCCGACGATGCGGCGATCATCCGTGTGCTCGAGCAGGCCAGGCGCTGCGGCGCACTGGTGCTGGTGCATGCCGAGAATGGCGACGCGGCCGAGCTGCTGCAGCGCCGGGTGGTGGAGGCGGGGATCAGCGGGCCAAAGGCGCACCTGCTCAGCCGCCCGCCACGGATCGAGGCCGACGCGGTCGCGCGCATCATCACACTGGCCGAGCTGGTCGGCACGCCGATCTATATCGTGCATATGACCTGCGGCGAGGCGCTGGATGAGCTGGTGCGCGGCCGGGCGCGCGGCGCGCCGGTGGTGGCCGAGACCTGCCCGCACTACCTGAACACCTCCGAGGCCGACTACGACCGGCCGGGCTTTGAGGCGGCCAAGTACTGCTACAGCCCGCCGCCGCGCACCCCGGCCGACCAGCAGCGGCTGTGGGATGCGCTGGCCAACGGCACGCTCCAGGCGGTCGGCTCCGACCATGCGCCATTCAATTTTGCCGGCCAGAAGGAGCTGGGGCGCGACGACTTCACCAAGATCCCCATGGGCGCGCCCGGCATCGAGGAGCGCCTGATGATCATGTACCAGGGCGTACACGAGGGGCGCATCTCGCTCAATCGCTTCGTCGAGCTGAGCGCCAGCGCGCCCGCGCGGCTGCTCGGGCTGGCCCCTGCCAAGGGCAGCATCGCCGTGGGCGCCGACGCCGACCTGGTGCTGTGGAACCCCGCCGCCGAGCTGACGCTCTCGCCGGCCGTGCTGCACCAGAACGTCGACTACACCGTCAACCACGGGCGCACGGTGCGCGGCCTGCCCGAGACGGTGCTGCTGCGCGGCGAGGTGATCGTCGAGCGGCGCGAGTTTGTGGGCCAGGTTGGCGCCGGCCGTTTCCTCAGGCGCCGGTGCGTCGCGCCCTAG
- a CDS encoding DHCW motif cupin fold protein — translation MAKLPHPCIVVDWPAVANERVPGATGDSFWRTVQLPGLRLRVVEYPPGYLADHWCERAHVLHMLGGALAIELADLPEQLFQTGQTCHLAAGHGHRVRTLGDQAAVVLIVD, via the coding sequence ATGGCCAAACTACCCCACCCCTGCATAGTCGTCGACTGGCCGGCGGTGGCGAACGAGCGCGTGCCAGGGGCCACCGGCGACAGCTTCTGGCGCACGGTGCAGCTGCCTGGCCTGCGCCTGCGCGTGGTTGAGTACCCGCCCGGCTACCTGGCCGATCACTGGTGCGAGCGCGCCCACGTGCTGCATATGCTGGGCGGCGCGCTGGCGATCGAGCTGGCCGACCTGCCCGAGCAGCTATTTCAAACTGGGCAGACCTGCCACCTGGCGGCGGGCCACGGCCACCGTGTGCGTACGCTTGGCGACCAAGCTGCGGTTGTGCTGATTGTGGATTAA
- a CDS encoding ATP-binding cassette domain-containing protein, translated as MIDIQRVSFTYPSQAGHGAAVAAAPALRDVSLRIGPGEYLALLGHNGSGKSTLARLCNALLRPTTGQVLVQGHDTRDLAARNTVRDAVGMIFQHPDNQIIATVVGDDVAWGLAARGWPADLIRERVGWALAAAGIADLRDRAPHRLSGGQRQRLAIAGILALRPAVLIADEATAMLDPLSRAELVALLRRLNRAHGLTIIHVTHLLEEAAVADRVVALERGQVALDGPPAAVFADLARLRRLQLAVPAPIELAARLRAAGLAIDPAALTVESIAAEIARLR; from the coding sequence TTGATCGATATTCAGCGCGTCAGCTTTACCTACCCGAGCCAGGCCGGTCACGGCGCCGCCGTGGCGGCCGCGCCGGCCCTGCGCGACGTGAGCCTGCGGATCGGGCCTGGCGAGTACCTCGCGCTGCTGGGCCACAACGGCAGCGGCAAGAGCACGCTGGCGCGGCTGTGCAACGCGCTGCTGCGGCCCACCACCGGCCAGGTGCTGGTGCAAGGGCACGACACGCGCGACCTGGCCGCGCGCAACACGGTGCGCGACGCCGTCGGCATGATCTTCCAGCACCCCGACAACCAGATCATCGCGACGGTGGTTGGCGACGACGTGGCCTGGGGCCTGGCCGCGCGCGGCTGGCCGGCCGATCTGATCCGCGAGCGGGTCGGGTGGGCGCTGGCGGCGGCCGGGATCGCCGACCTGCGCGACCGCGCGCCGCACCGGCTCTCGGGTGGCCAGCGTCAGCGCCTGGCGATTGCCGGCATTCTGGCGTTGCGCCCGGCGGTGCTGATCGCCGACGAGGCCACCGCGATGCTCGACCCACTTTCGCGCGCCGAGCTGGTGGCGCTGCTGCGCCGGCTCAACCGCGCGCATGGCCTGACGATCATCCATGTGACGCACCTGCTCGAAGAGGCCGCCGTCGCCGACCGTGTCGTCGCGCTCGAGCGTGGCCAGGTTGCGCTCGACGGCCCACCTGCGGCGGTGTTTGCCGACCTGGCGCGGCTGCGGCGGCTACAGCTGGCCGTGCCCGCACCGATCGAGCTGGCCGCGCGGCTGCGCGCGGCCGGCCTGGCGATCGACCCAGCCGCGCTGACGGTCGAGTCGATCGCTGCCGAGATTGCGCGCCTGCGCTAA
- a CDS encoding SIS domain-containing protein: MPKEYHFLKEIRQQPEAIRKSLEHADPQLHELAHRYAGQVKRVILVGCGDPYLLGLAAVYAFERWAGLPAESIEAAEFAMYRHQQINQHTLIVLITSSGKTVKVIDAARLAAQRGAPAFALTNLNPSPITAETDQVIQTQAGWSDSFPTKQTTTALAVLYALALHWAAATGALPAAEIAALRQALYVGVPQAAEQALALAPQMEQLAQQHLAAPIYSFIGSGPNWATALLAAAKLKETSQSRSEATNLEEYAHLHSLSINANDPVVVITAPGQIGERSRLICQHITSNGGRLVVVGPAQERELWAELEVAYCQVADHDEMFGPLVAWVPLQLFAYYVALGKGRNPDRPPERGPMDFLQKIIYTSMLEGWFER; the protein is encoded by the coding sequence ATGCCAAAAGAGTATCACTTCCTGAAAGAAATTCGGCAGCAGCCCGAGGCGATCAGGAAGAGCCTGGAGCACGCCGACCCGCAGCTGCACGAGCTGGCGCACCGCTACGCCGGCCAGGTCAAGCGCGTCATCCTGGTGGGCTGCGGCGACCCCTACCTGCTGGGGCTGGCGGCGGTCTACGCCTTCGAGCGCTGGGCCGGCCTGCCCGCCGAGTCGATCGAGGCGGCTGAGTTTGCCATGTACCGGCATCAGCAGATCAACCAGCACACCCTAATCGTGCTGATCACCTCCTCGGGCAAGACCGTCAAGGTGATCGATGCGGCCCGGCTGGCCGCCCAGCGGGGCGCGCCGGCCTTCGCCCTGACCAACCTCAACCCCAGCCCGATCACCGCCGAGACCGATCAGGTGATTCAGACGCAGGCCGGCTGGTCCGACTCGTTCCCAACCAAGCAGACCACCACCGCCCTGGCTGTGCTGTATGCCCTGGCGCTGCACTGGGCCGCGGCCACCGGCGCCCTGCCCGCCGCCGAGATCGCCGCGCTGCGGCAGGCGCTCTACGTGGGCGTGCCCCAGGCGGCCGAGCAGGCCCTGGCGCTGGCCCCGCAGATGGAGCAGCTGGCGCAGCAGCACCTGGCGGCACCGATCTACTCGTTCATCGGCTCGGGGCCAAACTGGGCCACCGCGCTGCTGGCTGCGGCCAAGCTGAAGGAGACCAGCCAGAGCCGCTCGGAGGCCACCAACCTCGAGGAGTATGCCCACCTGCACAGCCTGTCGATCAACGCCAACGACCCGGTGGTTGTGATCACCGCGCCCGGCCAGATCGGCGAGCGCAGCCGGCTGATCTGCCAGCATATTACCTCGAACGGCGGGCGGCTGGTGGTGGTTGGCCCGGCCCAGGAGCGCGAGCTGTGGGCCGAGCTCGAGGTTGCGTACTGCCAGGTGGCCGACCACGACGAGATGTTTGGCCCGCTGGTGGCCTGGGTGCCGCTGCAGCTGTTTGCCTACTACGTCGCGCTGGGCAAAGGCCGCAACCCCGATCGCCCGCCCGAGCGCGGCCCGATGGACTTTTTGCAGAAGATTATCTACACCAGCATGCTGGAAGGCTGGTTTGAGCGGTGA
- a CDS encoding energy-coupling factor transporter ATPase: MSGPIITTENLSHTYQPGPLAYPALIEISITVAPGSCTAIAGVTGSGKSTLVQHFNGLLRPTSGRVIVAGHDVAARGTDLRALRRTVGMLFQFPEAQLFAPTLLADVMFGPRRAGLSQPEAAARALAALDLVGLPPQQYAMRAPFELSGGQRRRAALAGVLALEPRVLVLDEPTVGLDAAGRAEFYRYIRAVRQARGVTVVLVSHDMAEVAALADWLVLLRDGRLAVQGPPAALFADAAQLRACGLAAPPLFELLAQLRQLGLAVPAGVATVEQALAALRRR, translated from the coding sequence ATGAGCGGCCCAATTATCACCACCGAGAATCTATCGCACACCTACCAGCCCGGCCCGCTGGCCTACCCGGCGCTGATTGAGATCAGCATCACGGTTGCGCCGGGCAGCTGCACCGCCATCGCCGGCGTAACCGGCTCGGGCAAGAGCACGCTGGTGCAGCACTTCAACGGCCTGCTGCGGCCCACCTCCGGCCGGGTGATCGTCGCCGGGCACGATGTGGCCGCGCGCGGCACCGATCTGCGCGCGCTGCGCCGCACGGTCGGCATGCTGTTCCAGTTCCCCGAGGCCCAGCTGTTCGCGCCAACGCTGCTGGCCGACGTGATGTTCGGCCCGCGGCGGGCCGGGCTGAGCCAGCCCGAGGCGGCCGCGCGCGCGCTGGCGGCGCTCGATCTGGTGGGCCTGCCGCCGCAGCAGTATGCCATGCGCGCGCCGTTCGAGCTGAGCGGCGGGCAGAGGCGCCGCGCCGCGCTGGCCGGCGTGCTGGCGCTCGAGCCGCGCGTGCTGGTGCTCGACGAGCCGACGGTTGGGCTGGACGCGGCCGGGCGCGCCGAGTTCTACCGCTATATTCGCGCCGTACGCCAGGCCCGTGGCGTCACGGTGGTGCTGGTGTCGCACGATATGGCCGAGGTGGCCGCGCTGGCCGACTGGCTGGTGCTGCTGCGCGACGGGCGGCTGGCCGTGCAGGGGCCGCCGGCCGCGCTCTTCGCCGATGCCGCGCAGCTGCGCGCCTGCGGCCTGGCCGCGCCGCCGCTGTTCGAGCTGCTGGCGCAGCTGCGCCAGCTGGGCCTGGCCGTGCCCGCAGGTGTCGCTACGGTCGAGCAGGCGCTGGCCGCGCTGCGGAGGCGCTAA
- a CDS encoding DUF2232 domain-containing protein, whose product MAHELTAIEIAEGALLADLAVLAQLVAVYLPLFDMVARLLITIIFAMLVLRRGLYVAVLSAAVAGFMIAALTGLTFVLALLLTSGAGLFLGLAMRRRLPHGLLIVLGMTGGAATLVLLLVLLTLAAGLPLASFARQLDTAYRAGLALAGWLAGLVGLAGWWRAAVLPALAPLAQWLLAYWWALFPLAIWLGLAPVVTLMYSTTNLAVRLLGYQVRPFPGARAEQAMRWAMRLPLRLRRRRGA is encoded by the coding sequence ATGGCCCATGAGCTGACCGCCATCGAGATCGCCGAGGGCGCGCTGCTGGCCGATCTGGCCGTGCTGGCGCAGCTGGTGGCGGTGTACCTGCCGCTGTTCGATATGGTCGCGCGCCTGCTGATCACGATCATCTTCGCCATGCTGGTGCTGCGGCGCGGCCTGTATGTGGCCGTGCTCAGCGCGGCGGTGGCCGGCTTCATGATCGCGGCGCTGACCGGGCTGACATTTGTGCTCGCGCTGCTGCTGACGAGCGGCGCAGGCCTGTTTTTGGGCCTGGCGATGCGCCGGCGCCTGCCGCATGGGCTGCTGATCGTGCTGGGCATGACCGGCGGCGCGGCCACGCTGGTGCTGCTGCTGGTGCTGCTGACGCTCGCGGCCGGTCTGCCGCTGGCCAGCTTCGCGCGGCAGCTCGATACGGCCTACCGGGCCGGCCTGGCCCTGGCCGGCTGGCTGGCCGGGCTGGTGGGCCTGGCCGGCTGGTGGCGCGCGGCCGTGCTGCCCGCGCTCGCGCCGCTCGCGCAGTGGCTGCTGGCCTACTGGTGGGCGCTGTTCCCGCTGGCGATCTGGCTGGGGCTGGCGCCGGTGGTGACGCTGATGTACAGCACGACCAACCTGGCCGTACGGCTGCTGGGCTACCAGGTGCGCCCGTTCCCCGGCGCGCGGGCCGAGCAGGCCATGCGCTGGGCCATGCGCCTGCCGCTGCGCCTACGCCGCCGGCGCGGCGCCTGA
- a CDS encoding beta-lactamase family protein, with the protein MPLPTKAPMIRPALPILFTLALLLAAAAPAGAQAPKATAGAQRHAAAAQAPGPTDPAELTAFLDGLLARELAEQHIAGAAVAVVKGGRLFFAKGYGYADIEHSTPVDAEQTLFKVGSVTKLFTWTAVMQLVEQGKLSLDADVNTYLDFHIPDTYAQPITLKHLMTHTAGFEDLHVDMVTLSAAEIAPQGTWLAAHIPARVLPPGEVPAYSNYGAALAGYIVARVAGRPYDQYVQEQILNPLGMRSSTAQWPTPPALRTHESVGYTYENNAFQVFPNLYGPVDLFPIGAVKVTATDMARFMIAHLQNGRYSDAAISEARILTEATARSMHTTLYTPDPRILGTTYGFFEFSDNGQRVIGHGGEAEPMHSTLFLLPDQNLGVFVAYNSTGAGSLTSQHLGFQRAFFDHYYPTPVVEPIQPPADFAQRADRFVGTYTSTMRAHTTFEKFVTLLGMAIDVKNPGDGTLLTVAPWGEMSFVEEAPLYFRQVNGPFHILFRADAQGHLAYLFTDFTPMFAFEKTPWYATLSFNLWLVLASLALFISMLLVAAIRAIRRRSQSDQAPAPRGARVAIALMVAISALNLLFVAGNFAWGEQLVFGVSLAYSIVLGLGVLSALLTVGALMYAVLAWKERYWGIAFRAYYTLGALAAAAFVWFLSFWRLLGWQY; encoded by the coding sequence ATGCCACTGCCAACCAAAGCACCAATGATCAGGCCGGCCCTGCCGATTCTCTTCACCCTGGCGCTGCTGCTGGCGGCGGCTGCGCCGGCCGGGGCGCAGGCGCCCAAGGCCACTGCAGGCGCGCAGCGCCACGCTGCAGCCGCGCAGGCACCTGGCCCAACCGACCCTGCCGAGCTCACGGCGTTCCTCGATGGTCTGCTTGCGCGAGAGCTGGCCGAGCAGCACATCGCCGGGGCGGCCGTCGCGGTCGTCAAGGGCGGCAGGCTGTTCTTCGCCAAAGGCTACGGCTACGCCGACATTGAGCACAGCACCCCGGTTGACGCCGAGCAGACGCTCTTCAAGGTTGGCTCGGTCACCAAACTGTTCACATGGACGGCGGTGATGCAGCTGGTCGAGCAGGGCAAGCTGAGCCTGGATGCCGATGTCAACACCTACCTCGACTTTCACATCCCCGACACGTATGCACAGCCGATCACCCTGAAGCATCTGATGACGCATACGGCCGGGTTTGAAGACTTGCATGTGGATATGGTTACCTTAAGCGCAGCCGAGATCGCGCCGCAGGGCACCTGGCTGGCAGCGCATATCCCGGCGCGCGTGCTGCCGCCTGGCGAGGTGCCGGCGTACTCGAACTATGGCGCGGCATTAGCGGGGTATATCGTTGCGCGGGTGGCGGGGAGGCCCTACGACCAATATGTGCAGGAGCAGATCCTGAACCCACTTGGCATGCGCAGCTCAACCGCACAGTGGCCCACACCGCCGGCTTTGCGCACGCACGAATCGGTAGGCTACACCTACGAGAACAATGCCTTTCAGGTATTTCCGAACCTGTATGGCCCCGTGGATCTCTTTCCAATCGGTGCGGTCAAGGTCACTGCCACCGACATGGCCCGCTTTATGATCGCGCATCTGCAAAACGGCCGCTACAGCGACGCGGCGATCAGCGAGGCGCGCATTTTGACAGAGGCGACTGCGCGGAGCATGCACACGACGCTCTACACCCCCGACCCGCGCATCCTGGGGACGACCTATGGCTTTTTTGAGTTCAGCGACAATGGCCAGCGCGTGATCGGGCATGGCGGTGAAGCGGAGCCGATGCACTCGACACTGTTTCTTTTGCCCGATCAGAACCTGGGCGTTTTTGTGGCCTACAACAGCACCGGCGCCGGGTCGCTAACCAGCCAGCACCTTGGCTTCCAGCGGGCGTTTTTCGACCATTACTATCCTACACCTGTGGTTGAGCCAATCCAGCCCCCGGCCGATTTTGCCCAGCGGGCGGATCGATTTGTAGGCACCTACACCTCGACCATGCGGGCGCATACCACATTTGAAAAATTCGTAACGCTTCTGGGCATGGCCATCGACGTGAAGAACCCCGGCGATGGCACGCTCCTCACGGTGGCACCATGGGGCGAGATGAGCTTTGTCGAAGAGGCGCCGCTGTACTTCCGCCAGGTGAATGGCCCGTTCCATATCCTGTTTCGCGCGGATGCGCAGGGGCATCTGGCCTACCTGTTCACCGACTTTACGCCTATGTTCGCCTTTGAAAAGACGCCGTGGTATGCGACGCTCAGCTTCAACCTGTGGTTGGTTCTGGCCAGCCTCGCGCTGTTCATCTCGATGCTGCTTGTAGCGGCGATCCGCGCGATCCGCCGCCGCTCGCAAAGCGATCAAGCGCCCGCGCCACGCGGCGCACGGGTTGCTATTGCATTGATGGTTGCGATCAGCGCGCTCAATCTGCTGTTTGTGGCCGGCAACTTCGCGTGGGGCGAGCAGCTTGTGTTTGGCGTCTCGCTGGCCTATTCGATCGTGCTGGGGCTGGGCGTGCTCTCGGCCCTGCTGACGGTCGGCGCGCTGATGTATGCCGTGCTGGCCTGGAAGGAGCGCTACTGGGGCATCGCCTTCCGCGCGTATTACACGCTGGGGGCGCTCGCGGCGGCAGCGTTCGTCTGGTTCCTGAGCTTCTGGCGGCTGCTGGGCTGGCAATATTAA